The Corynebacterium freiburgense region ATCTCGTTATAGACCTCGGGAGTTGCAATAGGCATAAAAGTTCCTCCAAGTAGATGGTTTCTCTGCTTTAGATTATGCCCTGATCTCGCACGAGACGTAGGGGCATCTCACAGCTTTTTTTGTTCGGACATTTAATTTTGTTTGATTAACGTGGGCTTATTTCTGAATCAACCCGTTCAGTGACTTTGGCCACTTTAGCGGCCGCTTCCATAAGCATCCATCCTGATAATTGCACGGATAGATCTCGCTCTGGAACCTGAGAACTCGTTACAGCTCCAGCAATTGAGGAACCTACCGGACCGGTATTGCGGGGTAGCTTGGCGTCTTGCGTCCAATCAGCAGCAAATACTGGCAGGCCATCAACCTCCAGACGGTGATTCCACACACTAGAAGCCGAAGCGAGCACAAGACGGGCAGCTAACTTTTTCGTTGCCCGGTTTAACCTTGTGTCTGCGGGGAGTCGGACAGCCACTTCCGCAAGGTAGCGAACCAGAATTCCTTTAAAAAGCCCGCCATCGCCACCACCAGTTTGCCAGTCAATAACTCCTGCTGGAGTGGCCATCTCGCTGGCTACTGCCTGAACCAGTTGACGTAATTGAGTGATATACGTCATGACAGGGGAAGCTTGTTCCGCACCTTCCACGGAATCAAAGTCGGCGTGGGAATCCACTCCAGATTGTTCGCGCAATCGCTCGGCAATTTCCAGACAAGCACCGATCATCACACCTTGGCAATATGGGTGGATATCTTTGACTACTTCGGGCCCGTGCATGCGTAAACGTATGCCGTCCATTACAAGCCCGCGGTCGTCGATAAGGTTGTCAAAAACCCAATCAGTGAGTTCTTTTGCTTGGGTGAGTTCCCCAATGCGAGCCATCATAATTGCGGCCGGACCATTTGTTGGAACATTGTAAAAGGTTTCATTGGTGCGCCATGGTAATACTCCGGTAAGGGAATCAATGCCGCGCATAATATCGCTTTCCAGAGCTTTTAAACCTTTTGCAAAACGTTGCCGCCGTAATAGCCCTGCACGGTGTGCAGCTAATGCGAGCCAAGCTTTGTCATCATAGTAGCGGTTATGCTTCCAACTCCGCAGATTTCGAATTCGTATACCCCGTTGGGTGTCTTTAATTCGCTGTTGACGTAGCCGGGTATTCCGACGATGAGCAGCATCAACGAGACAGTCCAAATAATGCGCCTGCCACCAATAATGCCAATGCTGAAACAGATTATCCCGAGTGGTTGGCGGCCAGCATACTACGCAAAGATTTGTTTTTGGAATTCCCCATACACGGCGCGCATGTCGATCATTAATCGCGGCTTCGGCGAGGTCTGCGCGATGCGCCCATTTCTCTTCCACGTCAGAGCCTTTCTTATTCAATAACGTTGCTACCAGGCCAGTTGCAGATCAGCATGTTGCCGAATCCAGGTATGCATAGCGATTCCCGCTGCCACACCAGCATTAATCGAACGAGTGGAACCAAATTGCGCAATTGAACAGGTCATAAGTGACCCTGCGCGTGCGGCTTCAGTAACCCCTGGCCCCTCCTGCCCAAACAATAACATGCAGTTTTGTGGCAATATGGTGGTTTCCAGTGGCACCGACCCCGGCGTATTATCGATACTCACTACCGTTAGATCATGTGCTTTCGACCATGCTAACAAGGAATTCACATCAGGGTGGTGCAATAAGTGCTGGTAGCGATCCGTCACCATTGCACCTCGCCGATTCCACCGCCGACGCCCCACAATATGCACCGTAGCCACAGCAAACGCATTAGCAGTCCGCACCACCGTGCCAATATTGGCATCGTTTTCAAAATTCTCAATCGCCACATGCAAACTGTGCCGACGTGAGTCAATGTCCGCCACAATAGCTTCCCGCGTCCAATACCGGTACGCATCAACTACGTTTCGACGATCGCCCTGCTCAAGCAATTCGACATCATAACGCGCATCAGTGGGTCGGGGTACCTCAGGGTACTGTTCATCCCAAGGTCCCACCCCCACCGAAGTTCCCCACTCAGTGGGCCCTGGCTTATCCAAGACCAAGATCCTCCAACCCCAAAAGATAGCGATACTCTAAACCAGCAGCAGCAATTACATCACCGGCACCAGTATTACGGTCAACCACAGTGGCAACCCCCACAACCTCAGCCCCTGCCTCACGTAATGCCGCAACCGCAGTCAAAGGCGAATTACCTGTAGTGGTCGTATCTTCTACCACCAACACTTTTTTGCCAATAATATCTGGGCCTTCAATACGACGCTGCATTCCATGCTTCTTAGCCTCTTTACGTACTACAAAAGCATCGATATCCCGCCCTGGTGCGTGCATCACAGCCGTAGCGACCGGGTCCGCACCCAATGTCAAACCACCAACAGCAACATAATCCCAATCCGCAGTAAGCTCGCGTAATAATTCCCCAATGAGTTTTGAAGCACGACTATGGAGCGTCGCCCGACGCAAATCCACGTAATAATCCGCTTCTTTCCCCGAAGAAAGCGTTACTCTACCGTGCACCACTGCGAGCTTTTTAATAAGCTCAGCGAGCTCACTCTTTTTCGACATTCTTGTCTCCTTTATTCTTCCCATCCACTGTAATCCCCAATTCATCAGAAAGGTCATCGAAAATACTGGACCCTTTGGAAAGATCACGAGCAACCTTGGGAGAAATATAATCCTCCTCAGATGGTGCATACCCCCGGTCACCAATACTATCTACAGCATCGCCACCAACCATATGCGCAGGAAGATGCCCCCGAGTCTCTGACACCGAGCGTGACGGCAAATCTACCTTCGGACGCGGAAGCTCCGGTTCAAACATGGGTTCTGGCTCGTACGGCTCTGCCCCGGCAA contains the following coding sequences:
- a CDS encoding glycoside hydrolase family 76 protein, yielding MEEKWAHRADLAEAAINDRHARRVWGIPKTNLCVVCWPPTTRDNLFQHWHYWWQAHYLDCLVDAAHRRNTRLRQQRIKDTQRGIRIRNLRSWKHNRYYDDKAWLALAAHRAGLLRRQRFAKGLKALESDIMRGIDSLTGVLPWRTNETFYNVPTNGPAAIMMARIGELTQAKELTDWVFDNLIDDRGLVMDGIRLRMHGPEVVKDIHPYCQGVMIGACLEIAERLREQSGVDSHADFDSVEGAEQASPVMTYITQLRQLVQAVASEMATPAGVIDWQTGGGDGGLFKGILVRYLAEVAVRLPADTRLNRATKKLAARLVLASASSVWNHRLEVDGLPVFAADWTQDAKLPRNTGPVGSSIAGAVTSSQVPERDLSVQLSGWMLMEAAAKVAKVTERVDSEISPR
- the pyrE gene encoding orotate phosphoribosyltransferase, giving the protein MSKKSELAELIKKLAVVHGRVTLSSGKEADYYVDLRRATLHSRASKLIGELLRELTADWDYVAVGGLTLGADPVATAVMHAPGRDIDAFVVRKEAKKHGMQRRIEGPDIIGKKVLVVEDTTTTGNSPLTAVAALREAGAEVVGVATVVDRNTGAGDVIAAAGLEYRYLLGLEDLGLG
- a CDS encoding TrmH family RNA methyltransferase, whose protein sequence is MLVLDKPGPTEWGTSVGVGPWDEQYPEVPRPTDARYDVELLEQGDRRNVVDAYRYWTREAIVADIDSRRHSLHVAIENFENDANIGTVVRTANAFAVATVHIVGRRRWNRRGAMVTDRYQHLLHHPDVNSLLAWSKAHDLTVVSIDNTPGSVPLETTILPQNCMLLFGQEGPGVTEAARAGSLMTCSIAQFGSTRSINAGVAAGIAMHTWIRQHADLQLAW